A single region of the Clostridia bacterium genome encodes:
- the efp gene encoding elongation factor P: MITAGDFRNGVTFEEDGNVCQIVEFQHVKPGKGAAFVRAKVRNVITGGVVEKTYRPTDKFEKAHIERKDMQYLYNDGELFYFMDVETYDQMPLSEAQLGDALKFVKENEMVKLLIYKGNVFGVEPPNFVELVVTETEPGFKGDTSTGATKPATLETGATINVPLFIDIDDVIRVDTRTGTYMERA; encoded by the coding sequence ATGATTACAGCAGGCGATTTTAGAAACGGCGTTACATTTGAAGAAGATGGTAACGTATGCCAGATAGTAGAATTCCAACACGTTAAACCGGGTAAAGGTGCTGCTTTTGTTAGAGCAAAAGTAAGAAACGTTATAACAGGCGGTGTTGTTGAAAAAACATACAGACCTACAGATAAATTTGAAAAAGCTCACATTGAAAGAAAAGATATGCAATATCTTTACAACGATGGAGAACTGTTCTATTTTATGGACGTTGAAACATATGACCAGATGCCACTTAGCGAAGCTCAGTTGGGAGATGCTTTAAAATTTGTTAAAGAAAACGAAATGGTAAAACTACTTATTTACAAAGGTAATGTTTTCGGTGTTGAACCACCAAACTTTGTTGAGTTAGTTGTTACAGAAACTGAACCTGGCTTTAAGGGAGATACATCTACCGGCGCTACAAAACCTGCTACATTAGAAACAGGTGCGACCATTAACGTTCCATTATTTATTGATATTGACGATGTTATTAGAGTTGATACAAGAACTGGAACATATATGGAAAGAGCATAA
- a CDS encoding 2-C-methyl-D-erythritol 2,4-cyclodiphosphate synthase yields the protein MRIGFGYDVHKFCDNRQLILGGVEIPYEKGLLGHSDADVLVHAIMDGLLGALSLGDIGKHFPDTDEKYKGISSIKLLSYVYNLICEKGYEIGNIDSVIVCEKPKMLPFIDKMRENIALTLNTDIDNISVKATTEEKLGYTGRMEGVKSYSACLLKKIK from the coding sequence ATGAGAATTGGTTTTGGATATGATGTTCATAAATTCTGTGATAACAGACAACTTATTTTAGGCGGAGTGGAAATACCCTATGAAAAAGGTCTTTTAGGCCATTCTGATGCAGATGTTCTTGTCCATGCAATAATGGACGGGCTTCTTGGTGCACTTTCACTGGGAGATATTGGAAAACACTTTCCTGATACTGATGAAAAATACAAGGGGATATCAAGCATTAAACTTTTATCATATGTATATAACCTTATTTGTGAAAAAGGCTATGAAATAGGAAATATTGATAGTGTAATTGTTTGTGAAAAACCAAAAATGCTTCCTTTTATAGATAAAATGAGAGAAAATATTGCTCTAACTTTAAATACAGATATAGACAATATATCCGTAAAGGCAACCACTGAGGAAAAATTAGGGTATACAGGAAGAATGGAGGGCGTAAAATCATATTCTGCCTGTTTGCTTAAAAAAATAAAATGA
- a CDS encoding spore germination protein: MIYNNLNLNIQKAREIFPVEDSYDVLEKKYKIGGVDSCFYFIDGFVKGSVMQRIMDFLYGVNPKVMSECANAQEFVDKAFPYVEVETTNKWDDVIKELLSGKSILFIDGFSDAIFIDLRSYPARTTEEPDKEKTLRGSKDGFVETIISNTALVRRRIRDPKLIFKIKELGERSKLDVAIGYIDDIVDKKMLKKIEDKIDNLKIKSVTMAQQALVEAITSNGFLNPFPKVRYTERPDVASASILEGKIVVFVDNSPLAIILPTSIFDFVQEAEDFYFPPVVGGYLRVIRNIFFVSSFFFIPLWLFFMNNEHLIPDWLSVIKIAEKNSVPLIVQILLLEFAIDGLKIASVNTPSSLVSSFSIIGALLLGEFAVKTGWFVPDTILYMSIVALANFAQPSVELGYALKFMRIITILLTEFFGLYGLIGGTILAVVTLCTTRALNNKGYLYPLIPFNKKDLAMVLLRKRIK; the protein is encoded by the coding sequence ATGATTTATAACAACCTTAATTTAAATATTCAAAAAGCAAGAGAAATTTTCCCTGTTGAAGACAGTTATGATGTTTTGGAGAAGAAATATAAAATCGGCGGAGTTGACTCATGCTTTTATTTTATTGACGGTTTCGTTAAAGGAAGCGTTATGCAAAGAATAATGGACTTTTTATATGGCGTAAATCCAAAAGTTATGAGCGAATGTGCCAATGCACAGGAGTTTGTTGATAAAGCCTTTCCATATGTAGAGGTTGAAACTACAAATAAATGGGATGACGTTATAAAAGAACTTTTAAGCGGTAAGTCTATTCTGTTTATTGATGGGTTTTCAGACGCAATTTTTATAGATTTAAGAAGTTATCCTGCAAGAACAACAGAAGAGCCCGATAAAGAAAAAACTTTAAGAGGCTCAAAAGACGGTTTTGTAGAAACTATTATTTCTAATACTGCTTTAGTAAGAAGAAGAATAAGAGACCCTAAACTTATATTTAAAATCAAAGAACTTGGAGAGCGAAGTAAATTAGATGTTGCTATCGGCTATATTGACGATATAGTTGATAAAAAAATGTTAAAAAAAATTGAAGATAAAATTGATAATTTGAAAATTAAAAGCGTAACTATGGCACAACAGGCTCTTGTTGAAGCAATAACTTCAAACGGATTTTTAAACCCCTTTCCCAAAGTAAGATATACTGAGCGTCCCGATGTTGCATCGGCATCTATTTTAGAAGGAAAAATTGTAGTATTTGTTGATAACTCTCCACTTGCAATAATTCTCCCAACTTCAATATTCGATTTTGTGCAGGAGGCAGAAGATTTCTATTTTCCTCCTGTTGTAGGAGGATATTTAAGAGTTATAAGAAATATATTTTTCGTAAGTTCATTTTTCTTTATTCCGTTATGGCTCTTTTTTATGAATAATGAACATCTTATTCCCGATTGGCTTAGTGTAATAAAAATAGCCGAAAAAAATTCAGTACCTTTAATTGTTCAGATTTTACTTTTGGAATTTGCTATTGATGGTTTGAAAATAGCGTCAGTAAATACACCCAGCAGTTTAGTAAGTTCTTTTAGTATAATCGGTGCATTACTGTTAGGTGAGTTTGCAGTAAAAACAGGCTGGTTTGTTCCTGATACTATACTTTATATGTCCATAGTTGCACTCGCTAATTTTGCTCAGCCGAGTGTAGAGTTAGGATATGCTTTAAAATTTATGAGAATTATAACTATTTTACTCACTGAATTTTTCGGACTGTATGGTTTGATAGGAGGAACAATTCTTGCAGTGGTTACATTATGTACAACAAGGGCTCTTAATAATAAAGGCTATTTATACCCACTTATACCTTTTAATAAAAAAGATCTTGCGATGGTTTTATTAAGAAAACGAATTAAATAA
- a CDS encoding alpha/beta-type small acid-soluble spore protein, with amino-acid sequence MSKKTLVPQAKAGLEKFKMEAASEVGVNLSNGYNGDLTAREAGSIGGQMVKKMVEAYENSMK; translated from the coding sequence ATGTCTAAAAAAACTTTAGTACCACAGGCTAAAGCCGGTCTTGAAAAATTTAAAATGGAAGCAGCTTCAGAAGTTGGTGTTAACTTATCAAACGGATATAACGGTGATTTAACAGCAAGAGAAGCAGGTTCAATCGGCGGACAGATGGTTAAAAAAATGGTAGAAGCATACGAAAACAGTATGAAATAA
- a CDS encoding HAD-IIB family hydrolase, whose product MGKFDNVIIISDLDGTLLDDNGNISSYDLKAIEYFKSEGGKFSIATGRTVNRTYFLNDCILLDFPGIFSNGATIANLCDKKVLWEKFMDESARKVIRDFHHKFPQNGIIVYSGNKDYFFNIDKFEKTGANLDGFNIYKENIDNINTPLNKIVIISFDDILDFLNEEYKKYLDKIYFSKSNKYLYEIIDKSINKGNAVDFIKNMYHFENSKIITIGDNLNDLEFIEKADIGICVLNDCKALIDKADLTVTKGNVLHKVIYELL is encoded by the coding sequence ATGGGTAAATTTGATAATGTGATTATTATAAGCGACCTTGACGGAACACTTTTAGACGATAATGGTAATATTTCTTCATATGACCTTAAAGCAATAGAGTATTTTAAAAGTGAGGGTGGAAAATTTTCTATCGCAACGGGAAGAACAGTTAACAGAACTTATTTTTTAAACGATTGTATTTTGCTTGACTTTCCTGGTATATTTTCCAACGGGGCAACTATTGCCAACTTATGCGATAAAAAAGTGCTGTGGGAAAAGTTTATGGATGAGAGTGCAAGAAAAGTAATAAGAGATTTTCATCATAAATTCCCTCAAAATGGCATTATAGTATATTCGGGTAATAAAGATTATTTTTTTAATATTGATAAGTTTGAAAAAACAGGTGCAAACTTAGACGGTTTTAATATTTATAAAGAAAATATTGATAATATAAATACACCTTTAAATAAAATTGTTATTATTTCATTTGATGATATTCTTGATTTTTTAAATGAAGAATATAAAAAATATCTTGATAAAATATATTTTTCAAAAAGTAATAAGTATCTTTATGAGATAATTGATAAATCAATAAATAAAGGCAATGCAGTAGATTTTATAAAAAATATGTATCATTTTGAAAATTCAAAGATTATCACAATAGGCGATAATCTTAATGATTTGGAATTTATAGAAAAAGCAGACATTGGTATTTGTGTTTTAAATGACTGTAAGGCACTTATTGATAAAGCCGATTTAACTGTTACAAAGGGAAATGTTTTACATAAAGTAATTTACGAATTGTTATAG
- the hflX gene encoding GTPase HflX produces the protein MEERKDRVVLIGASLGDKSLNDTDEASMKELNELVKTANGEVIGEIVQNIKTIDPATFIGSGKVQEIKEFIDNNDVNMAVFDTELSGSITKNLESQLGVTVIDRSRLILDIFAMRAKSKEGKCQVELAQLKYILPRLSGIGQSLSRLGGGIGTRGPGETKLESDRRHIRRKIEHLSDELKEIEKHRSNLRKKRTEDSIPVVALVGYTNVGKSSLLNLLSESDDAYVENKLFATLDPLMRKITLSDKTEFIICDTVGFIRKLPHHLIEAFKSTLEETKYADLIIHLADASNDELDKSIQVVNKLINELNEDNKPVITVFNKCDIKEPPLYYQNMNTVNISVKERKNIDILLEKIKEVIFSTKKRVKVIIPFSQGGLLGLLYKTSTIVSEESKEDGFHMEIVCDLEIYNKIKEFENGEI, from the coding sequence ATGGAAGAAAGAAAAGACAGAGTTGTTTTAATTGGTGCGTCATTGGGCGATAAAAGTCTTAATGACACAGACGAAGCATCTATGAAAGAACTTAATGAACTTGTTAAAACTGCCAATGGCGAAGTAATCGGCGAGATTGTTCAAAATATTAAAACTATTGACCCTGCCACATTTATAGGAAGCGGAAAAGTTCAGGAAATTAAAGAGTTTATAGATAATAATGATGTTAATATGGCTGTCTTTGATACTGAACTTTCAGGCTCGATAACAAAAAACCTTGAAAGTCAGCTTGGAGTTACTGTTATTGACAGAAGCAGACTTATTTTAGATATTTTTGCAATGAGAGCAAAGTCAAAAGAAGGTAAATGTCAGGTTGAACTTGCTCAGCTTAAATATATTCTTCCTCGTTTATCAGGGATAGGGCAGAGTTTATCCCGTCTTGGTGGTGGTATAGGCACAAGAGGTCCAGGGGAAACTAAATTAGAAAGCGACAGGCGTCATATAAGAAGAAAGATAGAACATCTTTCCGATGAACTTAAAGAAATTGAAAAACACAGAAGTAACTTAAGGAAAAAAAGAACAGAAGATTCAATTCCTGTTGTTGCATTAGTCGGATATACCAATGTGGGTAAGTCTTCACTGCTTAATTTACTAAGCGAATCGGATGACGCTTATGTTGAAAATAAACTTTTTGCAACATTAGACCCTCTTATGAGAAAGATTACTCTGTCTGACAAAACAGAGTTTATAATATGCGATACTGTTGGTTTTATAAGAAAACTTCCTCATCATTTAATAGAGGCGTTTAAATCTACCCTTGAGGAAACTAAATATGCCGACCTTATAATTCATCTTGCAGACGCATCAAATGATGAACTTGATAAATCAATTCAAGTGGTAAATAAACTAATAAATGAACTTAACGAAGATAATAAACCGGTTATAACTGTTTTTAATAAATGCGATATAAAAGAACCACCTTTATATTATCAGAATATGAATACTGTTAATATCTCTGTTAAGGAAAGAAAAAATATTGATATACTTTTAGAAAAAATAAAAGAAGTAATTTTCAGCACTAAAAAAAGAGTTAAAGTTATTATTCCGTTTTCTCAGGGTGGGCTTTTGGGCTTGCTTTATAAAACTTCTACAATAGTTTCAGAAGAATCAAAAGAAGACGGTTTCCATATGGAAATAGTATGTGATTTAGAAATTTACAATAAGATTAAGGAATTTGAAAATGGAGAAATATAA
- a CDS encoding aminopeptidase P family protein, producing the protein MKNKLEKIKEILVSNNCDGYIVANNSDILYLSGIKSSNIILLITLDNSYVLSDARYKFVIERQNVYKPYCITKPIIESVTELICDLGLKKVIIDSEHISHKNYMKIFKSVNLYDLSSVTKSLRIIKDNQEIDSIIKAQKISEKAFFATLKFIKEGMTTKEISAYLDYKMSEYGSEENAFSTIVVNEEESADCHGVPSYKKVKNGDLILFDFGATKNGYRNDITRTVALGYINEEKKKMYDLVLEAHKKCAEFLKPGVKCHEVHNIAVEVFKKYGVLDNFLHSLGHGVGIDIHEYPALNSKCEDVLEEGMVVTIEPGLYFENKFGIRIEDTYIITNNGCKSIANIEKSLVII; encoded by the coding sequence ATGAAGAATAAATTAGAAAAAATAAAAGAAATTTTAGTTAGTAATAATTGCGACGGGTATATTGTTGCAAATAACAGTGATATATTATATTTATCAGGTATAAAATCTTCAAATATAATTCTTCTTATAACACTTGACAACTCATATGTTTTATCTGATGCAAGGTATAAATTTGTTATAGAAAGGCAAAATGTATATAAACCTTATTGTATAACGAAACCTATTATCGAAAGTGTTACAGAACTTATATGTGATTTAGGTCTTAAAAAAGTTATTATTGACTCTGAACATATAAGCCACAAAAATTATATGAAGATTTTTAAGAGTGTAAATTTATATGATTTATCATCTGTTACAAAAAGTCTTAGAATAATAAAAGATAATCAGGAAATAGACAGTATAATTAAAGCGCAAAAAATCAGCGAAAAGGCATTTTTTGCCACCTTAAAATTTATTAAAGAAGGTATGACAACTAAGGAAATAAGTGCTTATTTAGACTATAAAATGAGTGAATATGGTAGCGAAGAAAACGCATTTTCCACCATTGTTGTAAACGAAGAGGAAAGTGCTGATTGCCACGGTGTTCCAAGTTATAAAAAAGTTAAAAACGGAGACCTTATTTTATTTGATTTCGGTGCAACCAAAAACGGTTACAGAAATGACATAACAAGAACTGTTGCATTAGGTTATATAAATGAAGAAAAGAAAAAAATGTATGATTTAGTGCTTGAAGCACATAAAAAGTGTGCAGAGTTTTTAAAGCCTGGTGTTAAATGCCATGAAGTTCATAATATTGCAGTAGAAGTTTTTAAAAAATACGGTGTTTTAGATAACTTTCTTCACTCTTTAGGTCATGGCGTTGGAATTGATATTCATGAATATCCTGCCCTAAATTCAAAATGCGAAGATGTTTTAGAAGAGGGAATGGTTGTAACCATTGAACCGGGGCTTTATTTTGAAAATAAATTCGGTATAAGAATAGAGGATACCTATATAATTACAAATAACGGCTGCAAATCTATTGCAAATATAGAAAAATCTTTAGTTATTATATAA
- a CDS encoding YigZ family protein — protein sequence MEKYKTISGFATSEISEKKSRFIGYVSPASSEEEAMEFVNTISKKHWDATHNVYAYKIRNNNISRCSDDGEPAKTAGAPILDVLEKEELTDLVVVVTRYFGGTLLGTGGLVKAYSKSAKEALGAGEIVVMQKAKKFILSIPYNLLGKYENEFKNFNVIILEKEFLESVDILGICKASFFEKMNKRFSEISNGQYISTEDEEMFFGFRE from the coding sequence ATGGAGAAATATAAAACAATATCAGGGTTTGCAACCAGTGAAATATCTGAAAAAAAATCACGCTTTATTGGATATGTAAGTCCTGCATCGAGCGAAGAAGAAGCGATGGAATTTGTAAATACCATAAGTAAAAAACACTGGGACGCTACTCATAATGTTTATGCATATAAAATAAGAAACAATAATATTTCAAGATGTTCAGATGACGGCGAACCTGCAAAAACAGCAGGTGCTCCCATACTTGATGTTTTGGAAAAGGAAGAACTTACTGACCTTGTAGTTGTAGTAACAAGGTATTTCGGGGGAACACTTCTTGGTACAGGAGGCCTTGTTAAAGCATATTCAAAAAGCGCAAAGGAAGCCTTGGGTGCAGGAGAAATTGTTGTGATGCAAAAAGCCAAAAAGTTTATATTGTCTATTCCTTATAATCTTTTAGGTAAATATGAAAACGAATTTAAAAACTTTAATGTTATAATACTTGAAAAAGAGTTCTTAGAAAGTGTTGATATTCTCGGTATATGTAAAGCATCCTTTTTTGAGAAAATGAATAAAAGATTTTCAGAAATTTCAAACGGACAGTACATTTCAACCGAAGATGAAGAAATGTTTTTTGGTTTTAGAGAATAG
- a CDS encoding DUF1015 domain-containing protein, which yields MTFNRTDILLPVFCKDSEKMKKWSVVACDQYTSEPEYWEEVLKIVGEDSSTINLTIPEIYLNDSDIDLRIKRTNEYMNKYIKEGIFNEYKNTYIFVERTLKNGVKRLGIIGAVDLEDYDYKVGSKTKIRATEGTVVSRIPPRLKVRQDALIELPHIMMLIDDEDCNIIEYNDTIKDSFQKLYDFELVMDSGYIAGYKMSDEACEILDKKLNALNSIEDFNKKYNTNEKNPLIYAMGDGNHSLATAKAYYENLKEKIGDEAKKSKARYALCELVNLHDKSLEFEAIHRVVFNMNADKFIEKMSKEYNLSFDEDANGQSFYLVFGNEKKKVTVLNPKEYLTVATVQKALDEFTKDTQGEIDYIHGEDVVLKLCQDKSNFGIIFDAMEKKDLYKSVILDGALPRKTFSMGEAPDKRFYIEARKIK from the coding sequence ATGACATTTAACAGAACTGATATTCTACTTCCTGTATTTTGCAAAGACAGTGAAAAAATGAAAAAATGGAGTGTGGTTGCTTGTGACCAGTATACATCTGAGCCTGAATACTGGGAAGAAGTATTAAAAATTGTAGGGGAAGATTCTTCAACAATAAATCTAACTATACCTGAAATATATCTTAACGATTCTGATATTGATTTAAGAATTAAAAGAACTAATGAATATATGAATAAGTATATTAAAGAGGGTATATTTAACGAATATAAAAATACATATATCTTTGTTGAAAGAACTTTAAAAAACGGAGTGAAAAGGCTTGGAATAATCGGTGCAGTTGACCTTGAAGATTATGATTATAAAGTAGGCTCTAAGACTAAAATAAGAGCAACTGAAGGCACAGTTGTATCAAGAATTCCTCCAAGACTTAAGGTAAGACAAGATGCTTTGATAGAACTTCCTCATATTATGATGCTTATTGATGATGAAGACTGTAATATCATTGAATATAACGATACTATAAAAGACAGTTTCCAAAAATTATATGATTTTGAACTTGTAATGGATTCAGGTTATATTGCAGGTTATAAAATGTCAGACGAGGCATGTGAAATTTTAGATAAAAAGTTAAATGCATTAAATTCAATAGAAGATTTTAATAAAAAATATAACACAAATGAGAAAAACCCTCTTATTTATGCAATGGGGGACGGTAATCATTCTTTGGCAACTGCGAAAGCATACTATGAAAATCTTAAAGAAAAAATCGGAGATGAAGCAAAAAAATCTAAAGCAAGATATGCTCTTTGCGAACTTGTTAATCTACATGATAAATCGCTTGAATTTGAGGCAATTCACAGAGTTGTATTTAATATGAATGCTGATAAATTTATAGAAAAAATGTCAAAAGAATATAATTTAAGTTTTGATGAAGATGCAAATGGCCAGAGTTTTTATTTAGTATTTGGAAATGAAAAGAAAAAAGTTACTGTTTTAAACCCTAAAGAATATCTGACAGTTGCCACCGTTCAGAAAGCGCTTGATGAATTTACTAAAGATACACAAGGCGAAATTGACTATATTCACGGCGAAGATGTTGTTTTAAAACTATGTCAGGATAAATCAAACTTTGGTATAATATTTGACGCTATGGAAAAGAAAGACTTGTATAAATCAGTAATTTTAGACGGTGCATTACCAAGAAAAACATTTTCAATGGGAGAAGCACCAGATAAAAGATTCTACATAGAAGCAAGAAAAATTAAATAA
- a CDS encoding radical SAM protein: MRKINIPVFVSHQGCPNDCIFCNQKKITGVYKKEKYQEIKEKISSYLATADETSEIEISFFGGSFTGIEKEEQDMYLSVAKEFFYDRRVKGIRVSTRPDYITKDILDNLYNSGVTTIELGVQSMDDNVLTLNKRGLKSDATKNAVKLIREYNFSLGLQMMVGMYGSDEERDLYTAEEIIKLMPDFVRIYPTVVIKETELYKLYKEKKYIPYTLDKAVEVCSKILKKFNDAKIDVIRIGLMSGEDINEKNVYGPYHSSFRELVESYIYYEKLRCDIKNIKAKDIVIYCNKKNTSKIIGNKKSNINKLIEEFNLNSLKVKNEEIKDYIVKEDI; this comes from the coding sequence ATGCGTAAAATAAATATTCCTGTTTTTGTAAGCCATCAGGGATGTCCTAATGACTGTATATTCTGTAATCAGAAAAAGATAACAGGTGTATATAAAAAAGAAAAATATCAGGAAATAAAAGAAAAAATCTCATCATATTTAGCCACAGCAGATGAGACTTCCGAAATAGAAATATCTTTTTTTGGAGGCAGTTTTACAGGAATTGAAAAAGAAGAGCAGGATATGTATTTATCGGTTGCAAAAGAATTCTTTTATGACAGGAGAGTTAAAGGCATAAGAGTTTCTACACGCCCTGATTATATAACAAAAGATATTCTTGATAACCTTTATAATAGCGGAGTAACAACTATTGAACTTGGAGTTCAGTCTATGGATGATAATGTTCTTACTCTTAATAAAAGGGGACTTAAAAGCGACGCAACCAAAAATGCTGTAAAGTTAATAAGAGAATATAATTTTAGTTTAGGGCTTCAGATGATGGTTGGAATGTATGGTTCGGATGAAGAACGAGATTTATATACAGCAGAAGAAATCATAAAACTTATGCCTGATTTTGTGCGTATATATCCTACTGTTGTTATAAAAGAAACAGAACTTTATAAACTGTATAAGGAGAAAAAATATATTCCGTACACTCTTGATAAAGCAGTTGAGGTTTGTTCTAAAATTCTAAAAAAGTTTAACGATGCTAAGATTGATGTAATAAGAATAGGGCTTATGTCGGGAGAAGATATAAATGAAAAAAATGTTTATGGTCCTTATCATTCATCATTTAGAGAACTTGTTGAAAGTTATATATACTATGAAAAATTAAGATGTGATATAAAGAATATAAAAGCCAAAGATATAGTAATATACTGCAATAAGAAAAACACATCTAAAATTATAGGTAATAAAAAATCAAATATAAATAAACTGATAGAAGAATTTAATTTAAATAGTCTTAAAGTTAAAAACGAAGAAATAAAAGACTATATTGTTAAAGAGGATATATAA
- the ispD gene encoding 2-C-methyl-D-erythritol 4-phosphate cytidylyltransferase, with translation MNKKICAILLASGTGSRMNSKVKKQFMEINSKPLFYYSLKTISEVECIKEIIVVTGKEDINYVNGLIKEFEFDKVHNVIAGGERRQDSVYNALKIIDKTYDFVLIHDSARPLVNGKDIENVIEDGISYGCATLGVKVKDTIKTVDENGFSQNTLNRDELISVQTPQVAKLDILLSGHTEFRDTLFTDDTMVMEKMGVKTKITIGSYSNIKITTSEDLIYLKELM, from the coding sequence ATGAATAAAAAAATTTGCGCAATACTTCTTGCTTCAGGTACTGGCAGCAGAATGAACAGCAAGGTTAAAAAACAATTTATGGAAATTAACTCTAAACCTTTATTTTATTATTCTTTAAAAACAATATCAGAAGTTGAGTGTATTAAAGAAATAATAGTTGTTACAGGTAAAGAAGATATAAATTATGTTAACGGTTTAATTAAAGAATTTGAATTTGACAAAGTACATAATGTTATTGCAGGAGGAGAAAGAAGACAGGACTCGGTTTATAATGCTCTTAAAATTATAGATAAAACATATGACTTTGTTTTAATTCATGATTCTGCAAGACCTTTAGTTAATGGCAAGGATATAGAAAATGTTATAGAAGACGGCATTTCTTATGGCTGTGCAACACTGGGTGTAAAAGTTAAAGATACAATTAAGACAGTGGATGAAAACGGTTTTTCGCAAAACACTTTAAATAGAGATGAACTTATAAGTGTTCAGACTCCGCAGGTTGCAAAACTTGATATTCTCCTTAGTGGGCATACTGAATTTAGAGATACACTTTTTACAGACGATACTATGGTTATGGAGAAAATGGGAGTAAAAACAAAAATAACAATTGGCAGTTATTCAAATATTAAAATAACAACAAGCGAAGATTTAATTTATTTAAAGGAATTGATGTAA
- a CDS encoding amidohydrolase family protein has protein sequence MEIIDSHCHIYPHKIASRAVEAIGRFYDIDMHCNGTSEDLILRLEKYGVSRAVVHSTATKPEQVVSINDFIIETVKTYPQFIGYGTMHPDFLNIEEEILRIINAGLKGIKIHPDFQMRNIDDEKMYKIYDVVSDKIPILFHIGDVTKDYSNPLRLKKVLKDFPKLKPIAAHMGGYRVWEESKDILKGENVWVDTSSSFKFIKDDFILELINHYGEDRVLFATDYPMWDFSDEYTRLMSLGLKNSALEKIFSKNIKELLKI, from the coding sequence ATGGAAATTATTGATTCACATTGTCATATTTATCCTCATAAAATTGCATCAAGAGCAGTAGAAGCAATAGGCAGGTTTTATGATATTGATATGCACTGTAACGGAACAAGTGAAGACCTTATTTTAAGGCTTGAAAAATATGGTGTATCAAGAGCGGTAGTTCATTCAACTGCTACAAAGCCTGAACAGGTTGTATCTATAAACGATTTTATAATAGAAACTGTAAAAACTTATCCTCAGTTTATCGGTTACGGTACAATGCATCCTGATTTTTTAAATATTGAAGAGGAAATATTACGAATAATAAATGCCGGTCTTAAGGGAATTAAAATTCACCCTGATTTTCAGATGAGAAATATTGACGATGAAAAAATGTATAAAATCTATGATGTAGTTTCTGATAAAATTCCTATTCTTTTTCATATCGGCGATGTTACTAAAGATTACTCAAACCCATTAAGGTTAAAAAAGGTTTTAAAAGATTTTCCTAAGTTAAAACCTATTGCAGCCCATATGGGAGGATATAGAGTATGGGAAGAATCTAAAGATATTTTAAAAGGCGAAAATGTGTGGGTTGATACCTCATCGTCATTTAAATTTATAAAAGATGATTTTATTTTAGAACTTATAAATCATTATGGAGAAGACAGAGTTTTATTTGCAACTGACTATCCTATGTGGGATTTTTCGGATGAATATACAAGACTGATGTCTTTAGGGCTTAAAAACAGCGCTTTAGAGAAGATTTTTTCAAAAAACATAAAAGAACTTCTTAAAATATAA